The proteins below are encoded in one region of Rhododendron vialii isolate Sample 1 chromosome 7a, ASM3025357v1:
- the LOC131333421 gene encoding uncharacterized protein LOC131333421 yields MLSKPIREISLKIPTESVEFSTEAAKMALRAHHILVIKLVRLCKSSCGCRDAMYYIYLSGQEGWEGLFSLFFQALVHNSGRMHIEFCREEKKPKLTEVGKGNVCKAITVC; encoded by the exons ATGTTAAGTAAACCTATTAGAGAAATCTCGTTGAAAATACCTACCGAAAGTGTTGAGTTTTCCACTGAAGCAGCAAAGATGGCTCTCAGAG CTCACCACATACTGGTTATAAAGCTCGTCAGGCTGTGTAAGAGTTCTTGCGGTTGCAGGGATGCTATGTATTATATTTACCTTTCAGGCCAAGAAGGATGGGAAGGCCTATTCTCCCTGTTCTTCCAAGCTCTAGTTCATAATTCTGGGAGGATGCATATCGAGTTTTGCAGGGAGgagaaaaaacccaaattaaCAGAAG TGGGAAAAGGGAATGTATGCAAAGCAATCACTGTTTGTTGA
- the LOC131332113 gene encoding uncharacterized protein LOC131332113: MEKSFTLVQTIATAGVFSAVSFWYGFMFGRESARKELGGLIDNLRRGNSDHASPPPHT; this comes from the exons ATGGAGAAAAGCTTCACTCTCGTCCAAACCATCGCCACAGCAGGCGTCTTCTCCGCTGTTTCTTTctg GTACGGCTTCATGTTCGGCAGAGAGTCTGCCCGCAAGGAGCTCGGTGGCTTGATCGACAATCTTCGACGGGGCAATTCCGATCATGCCTCTCCTCCTCCACATACCTGA
- the LOC131333420 gene encoding uncharacterized protein LOC131333420, whose translation MGSNDEVSNCRMTRSAYNQKKFADRRMTRSEFLELQKQRQGDGKPQQRRLRRQKKKKIKKKMLKPVRVNTLTGRDRYVRDFTPEEREVYNKRVRESEGFDVGEIPDEVILNPVIREIPLDPRCSIIVYSTTSAETALRDYNKDNHTEYQFVKLVRVCYRLAMGNMYYITFQAKQNGITRNFQARVREFLGMHIEFCREEKMPNLT comes from the exons aTGGGATCGAATGATGAGGTTTCCAATTGCAGAATGACCCGGTCCGCCTACAATCAGAAAAAATTTGCTGATCGCAGAATGACCCGTTCTGAATTCCTGGAGCTGCAGAAACAACGTCAAGGAGATGGGAAACCACAGCAGCGGCGGCTGCGGcggcagaagaagaagaagattaagAAGAAGATGTTAAAGCCCGTCAGGGTTAATACATTGACAGGGAGAGACAGATACGTCCGTGATTTTACCCCGGAAGAACGCGAGGTTTACAACAAAAGGGTCAGGGAGAGCGAG GGGTTTGATGTTGGTGAAATTCCGGATGAGGTTATTTTGAATCCTGTGATAAGAGAAATTCCGTTGGATCCTCGTTGCAGTATCATAGTGTATTCCACTACTTCAGCAGAGACGGCTCTTAGAGATTACAACAAAGATAAT CACACCGAATACCAGTTTGTCAAGCTCGTCAGGGTGTGTTACCGTCTGGCTATGGGTAATATGTATTATATTACCTTTCAGGCCAAGCAGAATGGGATAACCCGTAACTTCCAAGCACGCGTTCGTGAGTTTTTGGGGATGCATATCGAGTTTTGCAGGGAGGAGAAAATGCCCAACTTAACATAA